GCGCCGGAGTTCCGCCGTCAACGGCGTAGCACAAAGCACGCCCAGAAGCTCATAGCGATGGTTCAAGCACGCGTCGAACTGGGAACCGGTTCGACCAAGCGACTGACGAACCCGGTTTACCGGCTCAGCGTGTTCGAACCGGAAACGGGTAACTGGAGTGAGATTCCACCTCCGCCAGAATTTTATTCGGGGTTACCCATGTTCTGTCAGTTAGTGAGTGTCGGGTACGATCTGGTTGTGTTGGGTGGGTTGGACCCGAATTCGTGGGAAGCATCGAATTCGGTGtttgtttataatttcttgTCGGCGAAGTGGCGCCGCGGGGCGGACATGCCGGGTGGGCCTCGCACATTCTTCGCGTGCGCGTCGGATTCCGAGGAGACAGTTTTTGTTGCCGGCGGACACGACAACGAGAAGAACGCGCTGCGGTCAGCGTTGGCCTATGATGTTACCTCGGACCTGTGGGTCATGCTTCCGGACATGGAGGCGGAGCGCGACGAGTGCAAGGGCGTTTTCTGCCGCGGGAGGTTCGTCGCTGTTGGGGGTTACCCGACGGAGACGCAGGGAAGGTTCGTGAAGAGTGCGGAGGCGTTCGATCCCGCCACGCGGAGTTGGAGCGAAGTGAAGGAGGACTTCTTGGATTGCGCCACGTGTCCGAGGACCTTCGTGGACGGTGGCGATGACGAGGGGGTGTTCTTGTGCAGCGGCGGGGACCTGATGGCCCTCCGTGGGGACACGTGGCAGATGATGGCGACCCTGCCGGGGGAGATACGCAACGTGGCGTACGTTGGGGCGTTTGATGGGACGCTGGTGTTGATTGGATCGAGCGGCTACGGTGAAGTCCACGTGTCTTTTGCGTTCGATGTGAAGAGTTGCTGTTGGAGGAAACTGGAGAGCCCAGAAGGGTTCAGGGGCCATGTCCAAACCGGTTGTGTTTTGGAGATTTAAGAAATTGGCTTTTTGATTTTTCCATATAAACATGATACAGTTACATAAGCATAGAGTATATAgtctttgttttgtaaattagcCCTTTTCTTACACATTAGAGTTTAATTGATGAAAATATCCtgagtgaaaaatatttttgcctCATTCTGTATAATAGTATAAGGTGAAGATTGGATAATTTTTCTTCCCTTAATATTTTGGTATGTTTTTGAAATTCATTTCTACTAGATTCTCCCTTTCCTGTATAGCAAACGTGAAAAGATAGGATTGAGTCTGTTTTTTTCTTACATAATTGATGTGGTgttattcatttttgttatgtAACAAACATTATTGGCTCTATCTCAAGGCAAAGAGCTAACTAAGCAGGATTGATTCGATTGCGGCGAAGCAATGACAGACGCAAAatgtcaaataataaaaaaattgttttcattaaaCAAGTTGGGGAAGAAAAAACAGGAATGCTCATTACATATTAACACTTCATATGACCAATATCATTAACGTAACCAGGGGCATTAaatactataagaaaatttatttttaaaataaaattatgttttttttttaatatttggcgTTAAAATCGGTTTATTTAGAACTTTAGATATAATTGTTGTAGTGGTATTGTTGCTTTGTTTATGTAACTGGCTGCGGGAGCATGGTATCTGTGTGCTTTGGATTATTAGATAGACGAGTGATATAAATTTGGAAAGTCTTTTGATTGTTCTTTCTTCTATTATTATCTCGTGCTGTGAGGTTTGAATATTTACTTGAGGAAGTGGACtcaattttgctttgttttcttaattttctttctttgggaTAAGCCCTCAGTGCTACGCAATGGTACGTTTCTTGGTTAATTTTGTTTGATCATTGGTTATCTATTGATTATAACGGTCCCCACAAATCCCTCACCTCTAAGTTGACGACTGGCCGAAAAGAGCAATTCAACGAGTTTCAAGTGTTCTGCTAGAAGGGGCAATACGTGTTGGATTATTTATTGCTATTGATTTATGTGAATTGTGACCTTTTCTCAAACTAAAGTAACTTGAATTTAGGAGTTATTGTATTTATCTAGCGTAAAATGTACGaatctattttaaaatgaatagcgttgacaaatttaaaataataaatctctACTTTTTGTCCCACATAGATAAATCactatttcaaattataatctTACAATAAATCTCTATTTCAAATTCTATAAGTCGGTCTCGTGTATgaaatttcttttcttgaaacatattaaatctattttgttatttttccttctttataTAATATGGTCATTTGCGGTCGATAAACTAAAGCAGAGAGTAATAACTCAAGACGTTACCGCTGTAATAATTTTCCTCCCTTTTGCCCGGTGGTTAGTGAGCTTTTGTTAGCTTCAGCACCGCAACTCTCTTGTTTTCTCCGTTATCATTTGGTAAAAAATAACCCAACTTTGAAGCCCTTTAACCCTGAGTTTGgttaaattttatcaatataaaaGATTGAAGGGAACGAAttgtaaataaaagaaaataattgaaaagaaatgaaagggaagaataaaataaattgaaattactggaaacttaaataaaaaagaactaaattgcattgaaattaaaataaaagtatacgGTACCTAAGTTCAATTCATacgtccaattttttttaaatgaaagcaATTAAATCACTGAAAAGTAGACGCATCaatttaaatgaaaacaaataaatggctggaaagtaaatgaaaacacaaAATCTAGTGTGTAATAATCAATTAATGACGATAAGTTTGTAGGAAAAAATAGAGTTTAATTCTcgtataatatattattgaaaaaggataataaattttatgtgtgATTAAATTTCGAATGGTCGATCAATCCTATAATTGACtaatataatcaaaatttataagaataccTTAAGTCTTCTTGGAAAACTAAAGATTTTAGTTATgattgtcaaaaaaataaataaatgaaagtgccaacaaaaagtaaatggatggatttaaataaaagtaatacATGACTCAAAAGTAAATAgtttaaatgaaagaaaataaatgactggaaaataaatgaaagtagttaaatgaaatgagaagaaCGATGCATCATGCATTAATGG
This region of Glycine max cultivar Williams 82 chromosome 7, Glycine_max_v4.0, whole genome shotgun sequence genomic DNA includes:
- the LOC100796602 gene encoding F-box/kelch-repeat protein At1g80440, with product MELISGLPEDVARDCLIRVSYQQFPTVASVCKLWKSEIHAPEFRRQRRSTKHAQKLIAMVQARVELGTGSTKRLTNPVYRLSVFEPETGNWSEIPPPPEFYSGLPMFCQLVSVGYDLVVLGGLDPNSWEASNSVFVYNFLSAKWRRGADMPGGPRTFFACASDSEETVFVAGGHDNEKNALRSALAYDVTSDLWVMLPDMEAERDECKGVFCRGRFVAVGGYPTETQGRFVKSAEAFDPATRSWSEVKEDFLDCATCPRTFVDGGDDEGVFLCSGGDLMALRGDTWQMMATLPGEIRNVAYVGAFDGTLVLIGSSGYGEVHVSFAFDVKSCCWRKLESPEGFRGHVQTGCVLEI